Proteins from a single region of Stutzerimonas stutzeri:
- a CDS encoding monovalent cation/H+ antiporter subunit A codes for MALALIIALPFLGIFLPLLLERFGRSACAFGAGVAPLTALVLLLSKRAEVFAGETEIIHYSWLPELGLNISLRLDGLGFLFALLILGIGLLVILYARYYLSKKDPMGRFFGFFLLFMGAMLGVVLSENLLLMLMFWELTSLSSFLLIGYWNHRADARQGARMALAITGGGGLALLAGILLIGHIVGSFELTTVLASGDLIRANALYPLTLILVLLGVFTKSAQFPFHFWLPQAMAAPTPVSAFLHSATMVKAGVFLLARLYPALADSEWWFYLVSMTGLATLLLGAVMALFQHDLKGLLAYSTISHLGLITLLFGLDSRLAAVAAIFHIINHATFKASLFMAAGIIDHETGTRDMRRINGMWKYMPHTAALAMVASLAMAGVPLLNGFLSKEMFFAETLDQHLLGSFYWTIPAAATLAGAFSVAYSLRFVHDVFFNGEPIDLPKYPPHEPARYMKIPVEILVLLCLLVGMLPALTVGPLLAAAVSGTLNGSVPEYSLAIWHGFNLPLAMSLVALVGGILIYSMRKWAFRWYEGLPSVDSLEVFERIMGGLTLGARFITGLLENGSLQRYIALMLISTLVLVVFALTPLETLHGPVALTPLDGITVAGMVILALTSLLTVLFHRRRLVALIVLSVVGLMVALAFARYSAPDLALTQLSVEVVTIILLILALFFMPDRTPAESSSLRGFRDFLLAGGCGTMVALLAYTVLTRPYDSIATYFLENSVSGGGGTNVVNVILVDFRGFDTLGEIAVLAIAGVGIYGLLNGLRLPHPIRDPGGRLWSVDKHPMVLDALARALLPMALLISAFIFLRGHNLPGGGFIAGLITAVALILQYIAHGVSWAQARQPLSYHSLCGAGLLIAGATGLGSLLFGHSFLTSAFDHFHLPLIGEFELATAMLFDLGVYLVVVGATLLILSNIGQVRQDDSNMEVL; via the coding sequence ATGGCGCTCGCGCTGATCATCGCTTTGCCATTTCTGGGCATATTCCTGCCTTTGTTGCTCGAGCGCTTCGGTCGTTCGGCCTGCGCATTTGGCGCCGGTGTGGCGCCACTGACGGCGCTGGTACTGTTGCTCTCCAAGCGAGCCGAAGTGTTCGCCGGCGAGACAGAGATCATCCATTACAGTTGGTTGCCGGAGCTGGGGCTGAATATCAGCCTGCGGCTCGATGGATTGGGTTTCCTGTTCGCTCTGTTGATACTCGGTATTGGCCTGCTGGTCATTCTCTACGCGCGCTATTACCTGTCGAAGAAAGACCCGATGGGGCGCTTCTTCGGTTTTTTCCTGTTGTTCATGGGCGCCATGCTCGGCGTAGTGCTATCCGAAAACCTGCTGCTCATGCTCATGTTCTGGGAGCTGACGAGTCTGTCGTCGTTCCTGCTAATCGGTTATTGGAATCACCGAGCCGATGCCCGCCAAGGTGCGCGCATGGCGCTGGCCATTACCGGTGGCGGCGGTCTGGCGCTGCTCGCCGGAATCTTGCTGATCGGGCATATCGTCGGCAGCTTCGAACTCACTACGGTGCTTGCGTCAGGCGATCTGATTCGTGCAAACGCCCTATACCCGTTGACGCTGATTCTCGTGCTGCTCGGCGTGTTCACCAAGTCTGCGCAGTTTCCGTTCCACTTCTGGTTGCCCCAAGCGATGGCTGCGCCGACGCCTGTGTCGGCTTTCCTGCATTCGGCAACGATGGTCAAGGCCGGGGTATTCCTACTGGCCCGTCTGTATCCGGCGTTGGCGGATTCGGAGTGGTGGTTCTACCTGGTCAGCATGACGGGCCTGGCCACGCTGTTGCTGGGTGCCGTCATGGCGCTGTTCCAGCACGATCTCAAGGGTCTGCTTGCTTATTCAACGATCAGTCACCTGGGTTTGATCACTCTGCTGTTCGGTCTGGACTCGCGTCTGGCGGCCGTGGCGGCAATCTTCCACATCATCAATCACGCGACCTTCAAAGCTTCGCTATTTATGGCCGCCGGGATCATCGACCACGAGACCGGCACCCGCGATATGCGACGGATAAATGGCATGTGGAAGTACATGCCGCACACCGCGGCGCTGGCCATGGTGGCGTCCCTGGCCATGGCTGGTGTGCCTCTGCTCAACGGCTTCCTGAGCAAGGAGATGTTCTTCGCCGAGACGCTCGACCAGCATCTGCTTGGCAGTTTCTACTGGACGATTCCCGCAGCGGCGACGCTGGCCGGCGCGTTTTCGGTGGCTTATTCGCTCCGCTTCGTCCATGACGTGTTCTTCAACGGCGAACCGATCGATCTACCGAAGTACCCACCGCACGAGCCGGCGCGCTACATGAAGATCCCGGTGGAGATCCTCGTGTTGCTGTGCCTGCTTGTGGGCATGCTGCCAGCGCTTACCGTAGGCCCGTTGCTTGCTGCGGCGGTATCAGGAACGCTGAATGGCAGCGTGCCTGAGTACAGTCTGGCCATCTGGCATGGGTTCAATCTGCCATTGGCCATGAGTCTGGTCGCGCTGGTCGGTGGCATCCTGATTTACTCGATGCGCAAATGGGCGTTCCGCTGGTACGAGGGCTTGCCCTCGGTCGACTCGCTGGAGGTATTCGAGCGGATCATGGGTGGCCTTACCCTTGGCGCGCGGTTCATTACCGGCCTGCTGGAGAACGGCTCGCTGCAACGCTACATCGCGTTGATGCTCATTAGCACGCTAGTGCTGGTGGTCTTTGCGCTGACGCCGCTGGAAACGCTGCACGGCCCGGTTGCGTTGACGCCGCTGGATGGCATCACTGTTGCTGGTATGGTGATTCTCGCGCTCACGTCGCTGCTTACCGTGCTGTTCCATCGTCGGCGTCTGGTGGCGCTCATCGTGCTTAGCGTAGTCGGGCTAATGGTCGCACTGGCATTTGCTCGCTATTCGGCTCCTGATCTCGCGCTGACACAGCTATCGGTAGAGGTCGTGACGATCATTCTGCTGATCCTTGCGCTGTTCTTCATGCCGGACCGAACGCCGGCCGAGTCGAGTAGTTTGCGGGGGTTCCGCGATTTCCTGCTCGCTGGAGGGTGCGGCACCATGGTTGCTCTACTCGCCTATACGGTACTTACTCGCCCGTATGACAGCATTGCCACGTACTTCCTTGAGAACAGTGTCTCCGGCGGTGGTGGCACTAACGTCGTGAACGTGATCCTGGTGGACTTCCGCGGCTTCGACACTCTGGGTGAAATCGCGGTGCTGGCCATTGCCGGCGTAGGCATCTACGGCCTGCTCAACGGCCTGCGACTGCCTCACCCGATTCGCGACCCTGGTGGCCGGCTCTGGTCCGTAGACAAGCATCCGATGGTGTTGGATGCGCTAGCGCGCGCATTGCTGCCGATGGCGTTGCTGATATCTGCATTCATTTTCCTTCGTGGGCACAACCTGCCAGGCGGTGGCTTCATCGCTGGCCTCATTACCGCCGTTGCGCTGATTCTGCAATACATCGCTCACGGCGTTAGCTGGGCACAGGCGCGGCAGCCTCTCAGCTATCACTCATTGTGCGGTGCCGGCCTGCTTATTGCGGGCGCGACCGGGCTGGGTAGTTTGCTGTTCGGTCACTCGTTCCTGACGTCCGCATTCGACCATTTCCATTTGCCGCTCATTGGTGAGTTCGAGTTGGCCACTGCAATGCTGTTCGATCTGGGGGTTTATCTGGTGGTGGTAGGGGCGACATTGCTGATCCTTTCCAATATAGGCCAGGTCCGGCAGGACGATTCCAACATGGAGGTGCTGTAA
- a CDS encoding Na+/H+ antiporter subunit C, with amino-acid sequence MEAVFAITLGIMTASGVYLLLRARIFPVVMGLTLISYAVNLFIFSMGRLATGAPAVIGKSAEYGDPLPQALVLTAIVIGFAMTAFVVVLALRSIGELRTDHVDGQEPRE; translated from the coding sequence ATGGAGGCGGTGTTTGCAATTACGCTCGGGATCATGACGGCGAGCGGCGTCTATCTACTGTTGCGCGCTCGGATTTTTCCGGTGGTGATGGGCCTCACGCTGATCTCCTATGCGGTCAACTTGTTTATCTTTTCCATGGGACGACTGGCTACGGGTGCGCCGGCGGTAATTGGCAAGAGTGCCGAGTATGGAGATCCGCTGCCCCAAGCTCTGGTGCTGACCGCGATTGTCATCGGCTTCGCCATGACGGCGTTTGTGGTGGTATTGGCGCTGCGCAGCATTGGTGAGTTGCGCACCGACCATGTCGATGGGCAGGAGCCGCGCGAATGA